One genomic segment of Streptomyces niveus includes these proteins:
- a CDS encoding phytoene desaturase family protein, with amino-acid sequence MARIAVIGAGMGAMAAAARLAVAGHRVTVYERSATYGGALGRFERDGFAYDTGPALLHLPAVYRDLFLKTGKKPLEECVRMTQVDPASRHLFPDGTDVSLPNTSRAGVVSALDAALGAGAGTRWGDFLGRARDAWDRSRRPLLEEPLRGDWQVLGRDPYPAVPQRRLLRAPRVAGTVAEVGTGELADRRLAALFEGYVLSYGLDPRRTPASAALLPYMEQTFGTWYVQGGMRALAHAVYERCLERRVEFVFRADVIRIVEKDGHAAGVELAPGPAASGSTVVEADHVVAGTAPAALVDRELWRDGDVRPWGEDGSGAPSVPGRFTVLLALRGGRPDGTAHRTVVHSPDGGDEADAVFSGRTAERPTVTVLRPDDPTTRPDDGHEALTLTATVAPHGPVDWNDAGPRERYADVLMEAAGAAVPELRERLCWREIRTPADTAAATGARGGSVPAPSLAGAEGRLLRPANSTRLPGLYLVGGEAHPGGGLAHAGMSGTLVAGLIVEGADFRGSR; translated from the coding sequence ATGGCACGGATTGCGGTGATCGGCGCCGGGATGGGCGCCATGGCGGCGGCTGCCCGGCTGGCAGTGGCGGGGCACCGGGTGACGGTGTACGAGCGCTCGGCGACGTACGGCGGCGCCCTGGGGAGGTTCGAACGCGACGGGTTCGCGTACGACACGGGACCCGCGCTGCTGCATCTGCCCGCGGTCTACCGGGATCTGTTCCTCAAGACCGGCAAGAAGCCGCTCGAAGAGTGCGTACGGATGACCCAGGTCGACCCGGCGAGCAGGCATCTCTTCCCGGACGGTACGGACGTCTCCCTGCCGAACACGTCGCGCGCCGGAGTCGTCTCGGCCCTGGACGCCGCGCTCGGTGCGGGAGCCGGGACGCGGTGGGGGGACTTCCTCGGCCGGGCGCGGGACGCCTGGGACCGTTCGCGGCGGCCTCTGTTGGAGGAGCCGCTGCGCGGCGACTGGCAGGTACTGGGGCGCGATCCGTATCCGGCCGTCCCACAGCGCAGGCTGCTGCGCGCGCCCCGGGTTGCGGGCACCGTCGCGGAGGTGGGGACGGGAGAGCTGGCCGACCGCCGGCTCGCCGCGCTGTTCGAGGGGTACGTCCTGTCGTACGGACTCGATCCTCGGCGCACCCCGGCGAGCGCCGCTCTGCTGCCGTACATGGAGCAGACGTTCGGCACCTGGTACGTACAGGGCGGGATGCGGGCGCTGGCGCACGCGGTGTACGAGCGGTGCCTGGAGCGCAGGGTGGAGTTCGTCTTCCGGGCCGATGTGATCCGGATCGTCGAGAAGGACGGCCACGCCGCCGGTGTCGAGCTGGCGCCGGGGCCGGCCGCGTCCGGCTCCACGGTCGTGGAGGCGGACCATGTGGTGGCGGGCACGGCCCCCGCGGCTCTCGTGGACCGGGAGTTGTGGCGGGACGGCGACGTACGGCCCTGGGGCGAGGACGGGAGCGGGGCGCCGTCGGTCCCCGGCAGGTTCACGGTGCTGCTGGCCCTGCGTGGCGGCAGGCCGGACGGCACGGCGCACCGGACGGTGGTGCACTCCCCCGACGGCGGCGACGAGGCCGACGCGGTGTTCTCCGGCCGGACGGCGGAGCGGCCGACGGTCACGGTGCTGCGGCCGGACGACCCGACGACGCGGCCTGACGACGGGCACGAGGCGCTCACCCTCACGGCGACCGTCGCACCGCACGGTCCGGTGGACTGGAACGACGCGGGACCGCGCGAGCGGTACGCCGATGTGCTGATGGAGGCGGCCGGCGCCGCGGTGCCCGAGCTGCGGGAGCGGCTGTGCTGGCGGGAGATCCGTACGCCGGCCGACACGGCGGCCGCGACCGGGGCACGGGGCGGTTCGGTGCCCGCGCCCTCACTGGCGGGTGCGGAGGGACGGCTGCTGCGTCCGGCGAACAGCACGCGGCTGCCCGGTCTGTATCTCGTGGGCGGCGAGGCGCACCCGGGTGGCGGGCTGGCGCACGCGGGCATGTCCGGGACGCTGGTCGCCGGGCTGATCGTCGAGGGCGCGGACTTCCGCGGGTCGCGCTGA
- a CDS encoding DUF4126 domain-containing protein: protein MSVLPLVFTSGWASGINAYAVVLLLGIFGATGLTDEVPESLQRTDVLVVVGVLFVCEAVADKIPYVDSVWDSVHTVIRPISGAVVAALLAGQSGSLPEITAGAVGGSTALVSHLVKAGTRMAVNTSPEPFSNIAVSTLEDLGVAGIITFAIFHPLAAAIVAGGLLLLGILIIVFLAAKIRRFRQRRAQRREERRLATSWPP from the coding sequence GTGTCCGTACTTCCCCTTGTCTTCACCAGCGGCTGGGCCAGCGGGATCAACGCGTATGCGGTGGTCCTGCTGCTCGGGATCTTCGGCGCGACCGGGCTGACCGACGAGGTCCCCGAGTCGCTCCAGCGCACCGATGTGCTGGTCGTCGTGGGTGTGCTCTTCGTCTGCGAGGCGGTGGCGGACAAGATCCCGTACGTCGACTCGGTCTGGGACTCCGTGCACACGGTGATCAGGCCGATATCGGGCGCGGTGGTCGCGGCGCTGCTCGCCGGGCAGAGCGGTTCGCTCCCGGAGATCACGGCGGGCGCCGTCGGCGGATCGACCGCCCTGGTCAGTCATCTGGTGAAGGCCGGCACGAGGATGGCGGTCAACACCTCCCCGGAGCCCTTCAGCAACATCGCCGTGAGCACCCTGGAGGACCTCGGCGTCGCCGGGATCATCACGTTCGCGATCTTCCACCCGCTCGCCGCCGCGATCGTCGCGGGCGGCCTTCTGCTGCTCGGCATCTTGATCATCGTCTTCCTGGCCGCGAAGATCCGCCGGTTCCGGCAGCGCAGGGCGCAGAGACGCGAGGAACGGCGCCTCGCCACGTCGTGGCCACCCTGA
- a CDS encoding TetR/AcrR family transcriptional regulator has protein sequence MDSSSTRRRATRQKLYEAAVTLIAEQGFSATTVDEIAERAGVAKGTVYYNFKSKTELFEELLRHGVGLLTASLRTAADETAERDGTSVEALDAMIRAGLAFIDRYPAFTQLYVAELWRTNRAWQSTLLVVRQQAVAVVEKVLQEGIDGGELSREIDVPLTAAALVGMVLVAALDWQAFQPERSIDDVHSALSLLLHGRVGGGGPGQR, from the coding sequence ATGGACAGCAGCAGCACCCGCCGGCGGGCCACCCGACAGAAGCTCTACGAGGCCGCGGTGACGCTCATCGCCGAACAGGGGTTCTCGGCGACGACCGTTGACGAGATCGCCGAGCGCGCCGGAGTCGCCAAGGGCACGGTCTACTACAACTTCAAGAGCAAGACCGAGCTGTTCGAGGAGCTCCTGCGGCACGGCGTCGGCCTGCTCACCGCTTCCCTGCGGACCGCGGCCGACGAGACGGCGGAGCGCGACGGGACCAGCGTGGAGGCGCTGGACGCCATGATCCGGGCGGGGCTCGCCTTCATCGACCGCTATCCGGCGTTCACGCAGCTGTACGTGGCCGAGCTCTGGCGCACCAACCGCGCCTGGCAGTCCACGCTGCTGGTGGTGCGTCAGCAGGCCGTCGCCGTCGTGGAGAAGGTGCTTCAGGAGGGGATCGACGGCGGAGAGCTGAGCCGCGAGATCGATGTCCCGCTGACCGCCGCCGCACTGGTGGGGATGGTGCTGGTGGCGGCCCTGGACTGGCAGGCGTTCCAGCCCGAGCGTTCGATCGACGACGTGCACTCGGCGCTCTCGTTACTCCTGCACGGGCGGGTCGGCGGAGGCGGACCCGGCCAGAGGTGA
- a CDS encoding YhgE/Pip family protein: MRSPRLAALELRRFGRGRLPRAALVAITLLPLLYGALYLWSFWDPYGRLDRIPVALVNDDKGATASGEKVTAGDDITRGLRESEVFDWHEVSDAEAREGVADGSYYLSLTMPADFSRRIASGSGDAPETSALHVRTNDANNYIVGQISRTVFAEVRTAASTKASRSYLDRIFISFSGIHDATQKAAEGAEKLQGGVGTAKKGSEDLADGLKDAKAGSGELAGGVKKLDKGAGELEKGSRKVSAGTQALADKVNGAAGALGPHLKDNGGTIADTARLVADSSGAMRGNLDALVEGAPLAATAAHEASADLAEIYRTRCEESDEPDPVACPPLERAGTAAADAARVADDVNALVEDSSGDLTKLDGRLAKLQKQANALAERAPHLEDDLKTAVSKINQLNSGAKKVAKGADELHTGLTTAKKGSTDLDTGVGRLRAGASDLDGGLFKLADGSSDLAVGLGDGVARIPDYDKHERDLRTEVMADPVQLASRSMHEAPNYGTGFAPYFIPLSLWVGAMVAYMLIQPLNRRALAAGAAAWRTAVAGWLPVVGIGLLQVGALMSVLHWGLGLQMTRAAGTVGFLALVTCCFAAITQWLNARFGAAGRILVLAVLMLQLTSAGGTYPVQTSPGFFNAIHPFLPMSYVVESLRVLITGGGLGPVRQGCVVLVAFTAGALALTTVAARRGQVWTVDRLHPELRL; the protein is encoded by the coding sequence ATGCGCTCGCCGAGACTGGCCGCGCTTGAGCTCAGGCGGTTCGGCAGGGGACGGCTGCCGCGCGCCGCGCTCGTCGCGATCACGCTCCTGCCCCTGCTGTACGGCGCGCTCTACCTGTGGTCCTTCTGGGACCCGTACGGACGGCTGGACCGGATACCCGTCGCGCTGGTCAACGACGACAAGGGCGCGACCGCGTCCGGCGAGAAGGTCACCGCCGGCGACGACATCACCCGCGGACTGCGCGAGAGCGAGGTCTTCGACTGGCACGAGGTGAGTGACGCCGAGGCCCGCGAGGGCGTGGCCGACGGCTCGTACTACCTGTCACTGACCATGCCCGCCGACTTCAGCCGGCGGATCGCGTCCGGTTCGGGCGACGCGCCAGAGACGTCCGCGCTCCATGTCCGTACGAACGACGCCAACAACTACATCGTCGGCCAGATCTCCCGGACCGTCTTCGCCGAAGTACGGACGGCGGCGTCGACCAAGGCCTCGCGTTCCTACCTGGACCGGATCTTCATCTCCTTCTCCGGCATCCACGACGCCACCCAGAAGGCCGCCGAGGGCGCCGAGAAGCTCCAGGGCGGCGTCGGCACGGCCAAGAAGGGCTCCGAGGACCTCGCCGACGGTCTCAAGGACGCCAAGGCGGGCAGCGGCGAACTGGCGGGCGGCGTCAAGAAACTCGACAAGGGCGCGGGAGAGCTGGAGAAGGGCTCCCGGAAGGTCTCCGCGGGCACCCAGGCGCTCGCCGACAAGGTCAACGGGGCGGCGGGGGCGCTCGGTCCGCATCTGAAGGACAACGGGGGCACGATCGCCGACACCGCCCGTCTGGTCGCCGATTCCTCCGGGGCGATGCGCGGCAACCTCGACGCCTTGGTGGAGGGCGCACCCCTCGCCGCGACCGCCGCCCACGAGGCGTCCGCCGACCTGGCCGAGATCTACCGGACGCGCTGCGAGGAGAGCGACGAGCCCGACCCGGTCGCCTGTCCGCCGCTGGAGCGCGCCGGTACGGCGGCCGCGGACGCGGCGCGCGTCGCCGACGACGTCAACGCCCTCGTCGAGGACAGCAGCGGCGATCTGACGAAGCTCGACGGCCGGCTCGCGAAGCTCCAGAAGCAGGCGAACGCCCTCGCCGAGCGGGCGCCTCATCTGGAGGACGACCTCAAGACGGCCGTCAGCAAGATCAACCAGCTCAACTCCGGCGCCAAGAAGGTCGCCAAGGGCGCCGACGAACTGCACACCGGGCTCACCACCGCCAAGAAGGGCTCCACCGACCTGGACACCGGCGTCGGCAGGCTCAGGGCGGGGGCGTCCGACCTGGACGGTGGCCTCTTCAAGCTCGCCGACGGCTCGTCCGATCTCGCCGTCGGACTGGGCGACGGCGTGGCGAGGATCCCCGACTACGACAAGCACGAGCGCGACCTCCGTACGGAGGTGATGGCCGACCCCGTCCAGCTCGCCTCCCGGTCCATGCACGAGGCGCCCAACTACGGCACCGGTTTCGCCCCTTACTTCATCCCGCTCTCCCTCTGGGTCGGCGCGATGGTGGCGTACATGCTGATCCAGCCGCTCAACCGGCGTGCCCTCGCGGCCGGCGCCGCCGCCTGGCGGACCGCCGTCGCGGGCTGGCTGCCCGTGGTGGGCATCGGCCTGCTCCAGGTAGGCGCGCTGATGTCCGTACTGCACTGGGGACTTGGCCTCCAGATGACGCGCGCCGCCGGTACGGTCGGCTTCCTGGCGCTGGTCACCTGCTGCTTCGCGGCGATCACTCAGTGGCTGAACGCCCGCTTCGGGGCGGCGGGCCGGATCCTCGTCCTGGCCGTGCTGATGCTCCAGCTGACCTCGGCCGGCGGCACCTACCCCGTACAGACGAGCCCCGGCTTCTTCAACGCCATCCACCCCTTCCTGCCGATGAGTTACGTGGTGGAGTCGCTGCGCGTGCTCATCACGGGCGGCGGGCTCGGACCGGTCCGGCAGGGCTGCGTCGTCCTCGTGGCCTTCACCGCGGGCGCGCTCGCGCTGACCACCGTCGCCGCGCGACGCGGGCAGGTGTGGACCGTCGACCGGCTCCATCCCGAATTGCGGCTGTGA
- a CDS encoding ATP-binding cassette domain-containing protein — MTEPHGAGVMAEGFGLKGPRGWVFRDVGVDLPPGGILAIEGPSGSGRTCLLLALTGRMRPTAGFAEIGGLRVPRAMAAVRRISALGPVAGVSELDPALTVAEHLGERVLLRRRHHTSLGGTLRALVRPRAERAAEKRRRTDDALTAAGLDLAGLPNGGRTSVRDLERLEALRLSVALALVGRPRLLAVDDLDLGLSDAERTVAWDLLRSVAADGTTVVAVCGLAPAGTDAVRPAGAPRRTERTERAERAERAEATAENMTGEGTADALAETGRA; from the coding sequence GTGACGGAACCGCACGGTGCGGGCGTCATGGCCGAGGGGTTCGGGCTGAAGGGACCACGCGGCTGGGTCTTCCGTGACGTCGGCGTCGACCTGCCTCCCGGCGGGATCCTCGCGATCGAGGGACCCTCCGGCTCGGGCCGCACCTGCCTCCTCCTGGCGCTCACCGGGCGGATGCGTCCCACAGCCGGATTCGCGGAGATCGGCGGCCTGCGGGTACCGCGCGCGATGGCCGCCGTGCGCCGTATCAGCGCGCTGGGCCCGGTCGCCGGTGTCAGCGAACTCGACCCGGCCCTGACCGTCGCCGAACACCTCGGTGAACGCGTCCTGTTGCGGCGGCGCCACCACACCTCCTTGGGAGGCACGCTCCGCGCCCTGGTCCGGCCCCGCGCCGAACGCGCCGCCGAGAAGCGGCGGCGTACGGACGACGCGCTGACGGCGGCGGGGCTCGACCTCGCGGGCCTGCCCAACGGCGGCCGTACCTCCGTACGCGATCTGGAGCGGCTGGAGGCGCTGCGCCTCTCGGTGGCCCTGGCACTCGTCGGCCGGCCGCGCCTGCTCGCCGTGGACGACCTCGACCTGGGGCTCTCCGACGCCGAACGGACCGTGGCCTGGGACCTGTTGAGGTCCGTCGCCGCCGACGGCACGACCGTCGTCGCGGTCTGCGGCCTGGCGCCCGCCGGCACCGACGCAGTCCGGCCGGCCGGCGCGCCCCGCCGGACCGAGCGGACCGAACGGGCCGAACGGGCCGAACGGGCCGAAGCCACGGCGGAGAACATGACCGGGGAGGGGACGGCCGATGCGCTCGCCGAGACTGGCCGCGCTTGA
- a CDS encoding SAV_6107 family HEPN domain-containing protein, whose translation MASSYAAAARRRSTGGPAPSLTGPATDVHPVLRRATAPPAALDLLAQARAGLDEAATLEAPNERYATAHLAALRTAAAVLAARGRPEPTTGPRRRRIRSAWEVLPEIVPELTEWSALFASGATRRARAEAGIQGAASSRDADDLLRDVAMFLRLVERLLVLEPVLPQPRAEPEKGGAAG comes from the coding sequence ATGGCCAGTTCCTACGCCGCAGCCGCACGCCGGCGAAGCACAGGCGGCCCTGCCCCCTCACTGACCGGCCCCGCGACCGACGTCCACCCCGTCCTGAGGCGCGCGACCGCGCCCCCCGCCGCACTCGACCTGCTAGCCCAGGCCCGTGCGGGGCTGGACGAGGCCGCCACCCTCGAAGCCCCCAACGAGCGCTATGCCACGGCCCATCTGGCCGCCCTGCGCACCGCCGCGGCGGTCCTCGCCGCCCGTGGCCGGCCCGAGCCCACGACGGGCCCGCGCCGCAGGCGCATAAGGAGCGCCTGGGAAGTACTGCCCGAGATCGTCCCCGAGCTGACCGAATGGAGCGCCCTGTTCGCCTCCGGAGCCACCCGCAGGGCGCGGGCAGAGGCCGGCATACAGGGCGCGGCGAGCAGTCGCGACGCCGACGATCTGCTGCGCGACGTAGCCATGTTCCTGCGCCTCGTGGAGCGGCTGCTCGTGCTCGAACCGGTGCTGCCCCAGCCGCGGGCCGAACCGGAGAAAGGCGGCGCCGCTGGGTGA
- a CDS encoding methyltransferase has protein sequence MSDPSPAFGGETPSRPRSSLRTAVVWEVLERALRGRAAALGDAAVLDVLDTGGGTGNFAVPVARLGHRVTVVDPSPNALFALERRAAEAGVADRVNGVQGDILGLFEVVERGGYDAVLCHGVLEYVDDPAEGLRNAVEALRPAGALSLLAAGLGGAVLARALAGHFTEARHALTDPAGRWGEGDPVPRRFTVELLTELVEKAGAEVGAVHGVRVFSDLVPGVLVDTQPGALDALLKLEAAAAEQPSFHSVASQLHVLGEKRA, from the coding sequence GTGTCGGACCCTTCCCCTGCCTTCGGTGGAGAGACGCCGTCGCGCCCCCGTAGCTCCCTGCGTACCGCGGTGGTGTGGGAGGTACTCGAACGCGCCCTCCGCGGCCGCGCCGCGGCACTGGGCGACGCGGCGGTCCTGGACGTCCTCGACACCGGAGGCGGCACGGGCAACTTCGCCGTGCCCGTCGCCCGCCTCGGGCACCGGGTGACCGTCGTCGACCCGAGCCCCAACGCGCTGTTCGCGCTGGAGCGCCGGGCCGCCGAGGCGGGCGTCGCCGACCGGGTCAACGGTGTCCAGGGCGACATCCTCGGCCTGTTCGAAGTGGTGGAGCGGGGCGGGTACGACGCCGTGCTCTGCCACGGCGTCCTGGAGTACGTCGACGACCCGGCGGAGGGCCTGCGCAACGCGGTCGAGGCGCTGCGTCCCGCCGGTGCGCTCAGCCTGCTCGCCGCGGGTCTCGGCGGCGCCGTCCTCGCCAGGGCGCTCGCCGGGCACTTCACCGAGGCCCGCCACGCGCTCACGGACCCCGCGGGCCGCTGGGGCGAGGGCGATCCGGTGCCCCGGCGCTTCACCGTCGAGCTGCTCACCGAGCTGGTCGAGAAGGCCGGTGCCGAGGTGGGCGCCGTGCACGGCGTACGGGTCTTCTCCGACCTGGTCCCGGGCGTTCTGGTGGACACTCAGCCGGGCGCTCTGGATGCCCTTCTGAAGCTGGAGGCGGCCGCCGCCGAGCAGCCCTCGTTCCACTCCGTCGCGAGTCAGCTGCACGTCCTGGGCGAGAAGCGGGCCTGA
- a CDS encoding DUF3040 domain-containing protein: MPLSEHEQRMLEQMERALYAEDPKFATALEGSGLRTYTRRRVYQAIAGFLVGIALLMTGMVAKQIWIGVVGFLVMLGCAVLAVTGWRKAPKPGEQQPSGEATADRRQQPRQRRSFMNRIEQRWQRRRDEQGQ; the protein is encoded by the coding sequence GTGCCGCTCTCGGAGCACGAGCAGCGAATGCTCGAGCAAATGGAGCGAGCGCTGTACGCCGAAGATCCCAAGTTCGCGACAGCGCTTGAGGGAAGCGGGCTGCGTACGTACACCCGGCGACGGGTCTACCAGGCGATCGCTGGCTTTCTCGTGGGTATCGCGCTCCTCATGACCGGTATGGTCGCCAAGCAGATCTGGATCGGCGTGGTGGGTTTCCTCGTCATGCTGGGCTGCGCGGTTCTCGCGGTCACCGGCTGGCGCAAGGCCCCGAAACCGGGTGAGCAACAGCCATCCGGCGAGGCCACCGCCGACCGTCGGCAGCAGCCTCGACAGCGCCGTTCGTTCATGAACCGGATCGAGCAGCGGTGGCAGCGTCGCCGTGACGAGCAGGGTCAGTAG